Sequence from the Paralichthys olivaceus isolate ysfri-2021 chromosome 1, ASM2471397v2, whole genome shotgun sequence genome:
TCACTCGTTTCCTCTCGTCCTCTCTTCAGGCAGACGTCCCTCTTCCATGTTCTTTCAGCGTAttcagtctacaacacagtgaGTGGCTGGTTTTCTCTCCGTCACTTTAAAATTCCTCTTGAACACGATGAAACTGATAAATATGAGATTTTCCTTCTGAGCAGATTCGTACTCACTGTGAGCTCCAGTATtacagtatgtatgtgtattattatagtattatattattattatactctCTCATGTATCTTAAAGATTTCAGAGGCTGCAGGACAgaagacattattattataacttatTTTAAATCAGAGCAGCTCAATAGTTTGAAAGAGTTTCTCTTCCATTAAACATGCAGGTGATAATTTAATCGGGAACAaataaatgatataataataaatgaacacCTTCAGAAAACATTCATGATGAGTGGATAGTTCTTGAATTGTGCTTTGAGcgttttattcttatttatctgAGACACCCAAATTATATatctgtaatatatataattctcACAAAACTACAAAGAAGAAACATAaattacacaaaatatataacttATTATTACATATTAGAATAGATTATTACATTATCACAATacagaacaacaaacacattatttctgaaaatattagcacacaaaaaaaactgattttgtaACGTTAGCATGCAGATTTTTGCTAATTAGCAGTAAAGCTGATGGGAGTGACgctagtttttcaggacgtgTTGGACGATaatgtgctgttgttttgtgcCGCCTGCAGGAGGTGAGCTACTGCCAGGGGATGAGTCAGATCGCCGCCCTGCTGCTCATGTTCATGAACGAGGAGGACGCCTTCTGGGCCCTGTCACAGCTGCTGACCAATCACAAACACGGCATGCACGGTGAGCTGAACTCATCTGAACCTCATGAACGCCGCTGCCTGGTCACGGCCTCTCAGGCCTGGTTCAGATTTTTTATTACGTGAGATTAaaagtgtctgtttttttttctaaaggctTTTTTGTACCCGGGTTTCCCAAACTCCAGCGATTCCAGACGCATCACGATCAGATTATTTCCAAACTCATCCCCAAACTGAAGAAACATCTGGTGAGGTCACAGTTACACAAGAGTTTCATAACAAAGAGCGAAGATGAATCAACAGCGGCGAGAATTCTGCTCGTGACGACGTCTGATGTGAGTTTCTGCCGCTCACTgatcctctcttctctctctgcaggacaggGAGCAGATGTCTGCAGGGATTTACTGCACTAAATGGTTCCTACAGTGTTTCATTGACCGGGTGAGGAACCTGCCTGATTCATGTTTTCTCATCTTCATCCACTTCTCATTTCACTCTGTGTAGTTTCCATCCAGATGTGAAAGTATCTGAAGGATGAGCAGAATTTTAAGAGCAGCAGGTGGCGCTAATTCTCCAGAGGAAAAGGGTCCAACAGGGCGACCTGCCATCCGATAAGTGAGGGCGCACATCATGTGATATTCAAGCTCCAAACAAACGAACTACACTTCCCATAATGCAGCTTTCCTAAGATCATCTTTAACTGGCAAAAACCgtggactgtaaaaaaaaaaaagccggGCGACGTGACGAGTCtctaaaagtgaagctaaaCTGTCTTGATCAGATTATTATGAGTTCAGCCTAAAAACACAACTGCAAGTTTTACCAAGAAACACTGACACAAGAAAACTGTCAATTATCTTTTCGTGCTTTCAGCAGAAAAGGTTGCTGCTGATATCTGAGCCCTGGGGTGTTACATTAGAGCATTAAGAGCTGTTAGGCTGAACTGCCATTAGTCTCCTCTGCCCACAATCCTGTGGTGGTGGTCTGGCAGCGTTCGGCCGCTGTCAGCACTTCCCTGCTCGGCTCAGAGGGGCCTCGGGGGCCCCTGAGGTCTGGGAAAGAACCAAACAAACCTCCTGACTCCGGCCAGGACAGAGAGCTGCATGTATGTGCAACCTCCGGCACGAACACGTCGAGATAAGTCGCAGTAATGTGGTGACTTGTTGTGTCTGTCCTGCAGACGCCGTTCACCCTGACCCTTCGCCTGTGGGACATTTTCATCCTGGAGGGAGAGAAGCTGCTCACAGCCATGTCCTACAACGTCCTGAAGATCCACCGGAGTGAGAGACGACCACAcgttccacacaaacacataaatcatCTGCTCAGGCTGTTAATAACAACCCCGCTGAATATTTTACATCAGCGGTTCCCAAGCTAAGGGTCCAGACCCGCTGGCCGACCACCAGACGAAGAAAGAGGATCACAAGATGATTTCctgacatcaaatacattttaaaaacaattctcAATGTCACACTTTAGGAGTTATTGTTCCAAAGGTCAAAACATACAAAGTTCATGCAAATCATCAGCCTCCGACAGATTAACGACAGCGACAGTtaatttacagcagcagcagaaacattgcaacattttttttttataaactctTTTCCTTTGTTTCTGTCAAAGTTATTTTCAATCGTTCTGTCTTTTTAACAAACTTTTCAAAGTTCagttgaaagtccagacttttggATTTATCCTCTGAAGACAAAGTCATGGCTCATTTGAACTCTTTTAAAAAACTGTATAAAACCCTGTAAAGCCTCTGAGATCGTTGCCTCTGTGATATTAATGTTCCTCATTGTTGTTCTGTTGGTGAACATCCgaatcagaaacacacacagaagctaaTAACACTGTTTGTGCAGAACGTCTGGTGAAGATGTCGCTGGAGGAGCTCAGGGAGTTTCTGCAGGAGAGAATCGCTCAGACGTTCTTCTACAGCGACGACGTGATCGTGGAGCAGCTTCAGGCCTCCATGTCTGAACTGAGAAAAATGAAGCTGGACCTTCCTCCTCCAGGTACATGAACCTGAGTCACTGTATCTAAAACCACTTCCGTCCTCAGACTACGTGATAATCATGTTTTAACGTAAACATTCCATCGTATCATGCAAACTTTTCACATGGTAAGAAAACAGGCGAGGCAAATTCATTACCTCCGTCACAAAGGTTCTGTTTTTACTCGTGAGCAGATTCTAACTCGGTGACGTGATGTGGGTCaaatcagggggcggatccaggaatctgttctttctttaccgactgtttataaaaatgtttgtagACTCCGGGTCCAGAAACTGAAGCCAGTGAGGAAGAAACCGCTCCTCctaatatggttacttctggtttaaaaaaacaagatggtgctGAGGCTTCAGAACAGGAGCTGACAAACCAatgagtgatgtcacagtgggTTGAGCTGAAACTGATTCATCGTCTCCATTAAGTAAAAACCTAAACGACTTGTGTGATCGTATCGGTTGTTTTCAGGGAAGCCCGACGAGTTGCCTCGGAAGCCTCTGGGCCAGgagctgccgctgctgctcagTCCGGTCAGAGTGAAGACGTCCTCCGCCAGCAGCTTCCCCAGAGCTGGACTGAGCCTCCACATCATCTCCCACCAGCCCGACACCATCTCCCCCGACCAGAGCCCCTCCAAGGACCCCAGGGACCTCGATGCTGCAGAGGAGGCTCCACTACCCTCCCCGGACCCCATCATCATCCACAGCCAGGTGCCGCTCACCCCCGATGGCTCCCCTCTGATGGGGCCGCCGCCTTATCAGCCCCCGGGCAGCCGAACACTGGTCACGACGGATCAGCTGTCACTGCCGGATCGTGATGGGGATGAAATGCAACCGGAtgcagcagctgccacagctcGGCAGATCGCAGATACGCTCTCGTCTGACTCTTCTGCAGCCGTCAGCGCTGACCACTCCTCCCACGGCGTCCCACGGACTCTTTCAGCTCCTGCAGTCCAGGTGGCGTCTCCAGGTTCGGTCCTGGCTCACTCTGGGAGTCTGTCGGCAGTGGAGGCGGCGGAGGACGGTTTTCTGGTCGAGCTGCCGAAGAGAAACTCGAGTTCATTAACAGAGGAAAACCAGACGCCTGATGTTTCATGAAACCACAACACGCAATGATTTATTCATGAGGTTCTAACTCTGTTTATTTGATCACGTGTCAGTTTTGGTGGAGAACAGAATTATCAGTCGGATCATCTGTGTCGAGCAATAACTGCTCTTTACTAGTATAGAAGTGTAGGAACTattcagccagccaccagggggcgattgagaacCTTTAACTtcagccgtcatgtcgtccatcattATTTAAAGTCTCTAGTGATTTCCAGGTCAATTTGGGCTAaaaagttgcattgtgggaagtgTAGTAAGTCTTGTGGAGTCAGGGATTCTCTACGTTTACtgctttggttttttttttttcattcttttattaaATCTAAACCTGCAGCTGGTGTCAGAACAGAACAACAGGTTCCTGTACAAACCAGGTTTCATGCACAGCTCAACCCTCCACTACATATTCCTCTGTTcaacacttcctcccactgctcATGCACAAAGTGTGTGATTCGTCAAGATCTGTGCTCGTTCCCAGACTCTGAGATCTGCGAGGAGACGACGGACGCTGCTTCGATCAAACGTTCTGTTACCTGGGAGCTGAGACACGTGAAGAGGCATCACcctttacaataaaaaaaaaaaccacgcTCCTAGTTTTGTAATGTCTCGTCAGAGCACAGAATGCTTGCTCTGCCTTTTGAAAACGTTTGTTAGCAGagttacagttttattttttgtactaACGTCTCGATGCCTTACTTGTATCGGCTTCAGTTCATGTGTGTGACGTACGTGCACAGCAACAGAGGGACTGAGAGGATCTGACCGGACGTGAGGGACAGAAAAAGACTTTGAGCTGATGGGCTGAACACTGAAGCCTCTGACATGGTGAGCTGGCTCACTGTGATGATTGTACACATGCAAACCTATTGAGCTCATTTTAGACACGTGGATCTCCAGCTCagtaatttattgttttgtccTCTTGTGGAAAGGTTCTTTTCCAGACCCGGAGTATCTTCTGCTTTTCCACCGAGGTGCTTTAGAAGATAAACGTAGTTTTCAATCCTAAAGAAACTCAGCAGGAAGTAGACGCTTCTGTTGACGTTGTGTTTAGAGAGTTCAGTATTGTAGAAGAGTTTCTCATTCAGAGAAGAAAACTCAGCTTTGTGCTTAGAAATAGTCAGAGATCGACATCTTGTGGTCAGTTTAGGTAAAGCATGTCTTTCCTTAGAGGAgacttgaaatgttttgaacttTTAGATCAGAAAATCAGTTCGAAGAATCGTGTGATTTGAAGCCATAACTTTGAATTCTGTGAATATGTTTTGGCTTTTTATGACGTTTGACTGAACTTCAGTGATGAAACTCCAGATGGTTTGTGCTCAAGTTAAACATTCAACAGTTTTATTGTACGTTGAAACAAGTAGAAACTTTCCCCGGGACTTTGAAGAGCTCGATGAAAACCTGGAGATGAAACAATACAACTTTTATCTTCCTTGACTGTTTGTGTGATTCttactctttttatttttatttaacagagCACTGGTTttagattttattcattttaaagtgaTTTCAATCTTGactctgttcttcttctgttgaCCTGGACATTCACAGAAAACACTTCCAGTGATCACCTGGTACttttctctcaccttctctaAGGTTCTAAATAAAATCTGTCACCAGCAGGAAACTGCTCCAGAAAAAGCCTGAGTTCACTTCACATCAGTTGCTTCATAATTAGATTAATTGCAAATTGAACATTTAACATGGAGCATCGCAGGTGCATCATCCTGGGACCAGACAAACCGAAGGATTCTGGTTCACACTGAGCTCATTTGTTGAAAAACGTCTTTAGTGTCGTTAAATCCAGAAACTTCTCTTCACAGCCACAGAAAGATAAAAAGACTAAAGAGCCAAAATAAAGAATCAATATTCATACACACGTTTAGAATTTggaatatttaacattttcttcttcataaACCTCAACCAACCTCTACACCTGtaacagcgccccctgtggCCATGTGAGGGTGGTGCAACACCTGGACAGGTGAGTGCTCTGAACACACCGCAGCAGGACTAGCATGGCTGCCGGTTAGCTTCGTGTTAGCTTCGTGTTAGCTTCGTGTTAGCTTCGGCTGGTGTGGTTCTTTTTCAAATGATCCAAACTCACGACTCGTCAGCTCAACGTGTTCAGAACCAACAGAGGGAAACATTTCGGTTCTGCTGCTGTTAGCAATGCTAGTTCTGCTAATCGCTATCATAAGCAGGTGTGCTAAACTAAGCTAGCATTGTGGACATAGGCCTTTTTTTATAACAGGACAGTTGGACTGTTTAAATGTGAACTACACGACGACGTGAAGACAAAAGCTGGACAGACAAACACCAGCGGCACAAATGAGTTGGAAGGTTCATCCAGATGTTTGACTGGAAACAAGATGGCTGCTCAAATGAAGCCAATCCTCAACCTGTGCTAAATGTAAGATATCGCGAGAAAAAGAAACTTGAcctgtttcattttcagacCCGACCAGAAGCTCGTGTGTTTTTAAGATTGATCATTAAACTGAACTCTGGTGGATCAAGATCCTCGTGTTGGTCTTTTCACAATCTGAACAAACATTCTCATATTTTCTTGAACTACGTTAAATGAGTTTAGTTTGTAAAGAAACCTCTGTAATCTGTAAACTCTGGACTATCATGACTGAACCAACCAACTCAGATGGTGTCTtggattttattaaattaaaataatgtttgtttgttcatctcaGTTTTAGATTTTTGTGAGAAGCTCTGAAATCCACCTTTAACatgattttatgttttagttATGACCAgatgtgtgaggaggaggaggcagtcTCACCTGTGAGCACACGGTGGCGCTGTTGAGCGGTCACCTGTGCTGGAGCTGGGCTCTGATTGGTCCATGCTCCTGGTGACCTGGTGAGGTTTGGCTCCGTCTCGTGCTGCTCCTGGTTCAAACTCCTCCGGTTGGATGGAAACGTTGTTCTGGTTCTTCTCTGACATTGAAACTCTTCCTCCATCATGTGCAGCGGTCTGGAGCTGAGGACCCTGGAGGACCTGACCCTGGAGGACCTGACCCTGGAGGACCTGACCCTGGATCCAGGCTATGTGCCCGGGGACCCGTGCACGTCCCTCAGCCTGTCCTCCTCCGGCAGGTCGGGGCAGTCTCAGCCGCACACCAGCACTCCTCAGCGGGGAGCCTGGTGGCAGCACGCCGGCTCTCTGTACAGCAGGAACGGCAGCTGGGACACGGTGAGCACGCTCCCGGAGGACGCGGCGGACATCCTGGCCAAGTGTCCGTGCCTGCCGGAGCTGGAGGAGTGTCCCTGGACCGAGCGGGAGCTGCGGGAGGTCGTGCGTAAAGTGTCCGGTGCGTCCTTCACCGGGGAGGCTGTCCACCGCCTGTCCGTCCTGCTGCGGAGGGCTCTGCTGCGGGTCTCCAGAGAAGCGCAGCGGCTGAGCGAGCTCCACAGACGGTGCACACGCCTGGAGGTGCAGAGCGCGGTCAGGCTGGTGCTGAGCTGGGGTCTGGCCGAGCGGTGCGTGTCCTCCGCGGTCAGGGCGGTGTCCCAGCACTGCATGAGCTCCGGAGACACCGCGCGTCAACGGGGCAAGTCTGCGCGCTGCGGGCTGACTCTGTCCGTGGGCCGCTTCTTCAGGTGGATGGTGGACACGCGCGTGTCGGTGCGAGTGCACGAGTACGCGGCCGTGTGCCTCGCAGCTTGTTTGGAGACTCTGGCGGAGGAGGTGACCAGGAGGGCGACGGAGGAGGCGAGGCTGGCGGAGGATGAGCAGCAGGAGCGGGGCTGCGGGGTCAGCTGGAGCCCGGTGAGCGCAGAGCTGCTGGAGGGAGTCGTGAACAACGACCCGGAGCTGTGGGGACTTCTGCAGGTGTACGAGCATCTCATGTGTGGGAGGAATGCTCATGGTGAGttcaagttttctttttacctcataACTCAAACTTTAAACTAAATCAAAGTTACACGTCatgaatcaaatttaaaaaacagtcacgtgtgtgtttttatccgTGTGTCCATCTGAAGTCTCCTCTGTGACGTCACATTGTCTCATTCATGGTTTATTGGTTTTTAAcacaaaacatgacatttagAAACTTCACATCTGGATTCAAAGAAATTCTGATGAATCATTTTCTTAATTTTGATGCTTTAGTTCatttaaagataaaactgagtttttacattttccagaTATCAGGAGAATAAATGaggtttaaatgttttcagacatttaactttatttagATTCTTCATGATGGATGACATGAAATAATCTGAGCACGTgttgtttctctgctctgtgacaCGATGTGAACACACGTCACCTCAGAGGCGACGGGACAGTTCACAGGGAGCGACGCCACAGAGTCAAAGTTCACATGTTCACCAAAGAAAACACTCATGATCCTGAAAACACGTGTGTTTGGACTTCACGTGTGTTTTCACACGTCAGAGCCTCGGGCTGATTCACAGGAGTCCTCTTCATTGTTCTCCTTTATTCGTGAGGATGTAAAGTAATGAACGATTTCTCTCGTGCGTCTTCAacttctgtcattttctcataAAACATTTCCTTCGTTGTAAAATGTCGGTAACTTGtaggatttcttttttgtagTTTCATGCTCTCCTCTCGTCCTCACTCCAGAGTTTCAGAGCCGTTGAAACAGTTTGGAAACTTTGCTGGACCCGAGTTTGGTTTGAGTTTGTTAATCGATTATGTAGAAACGTCAAATGTTGGCGGCGCCAATGAACTCGAGAGATACTGGGCCTCACACACAGGTccatgttggggggggggtatctcAATGGTGGCATGAAATTGCTCAGAAAGGAGCcgagataataataatagataatcGCTGAGAGTTTAAGAAGTTTTCCAGCAGCGTGGAGAGAGTGAAGGGAAAACCCCTGAGACAGGAAACAGGCATTTTGGGTAATAACGGACATGGAAGTGGAAGATGGCTGCTGATAAACGCGTCACAGGGATTATACTGTGGTCAGTTTTCATACAGACGTGAACAAACCTTCTCGTTATTCTTCAGTGAGACGAGTTAAAACCAGCAGAACAACGGTAAATGGTGAATAATCTGTATTCGtgtttttctaatcttgatgaccactttCAAATTCACCTTTCAAGGA
This genomic interval carries:
- the LOC109645220 gene encoding USP6 N-terminal-like protein, producing the protein MKKDIETLIAEERADIILKYATGRQGGVEIDPWEDADYSIYKVTDRFGFMHEDELPAPTAHEEKLKQLEIERTEKWLKMVKKWDKYRNSDRMVKRVYKGVPLQLRGRAWALMLDVERIKRENEGKYERMKEQARLYSSEIKQIDLDINRTFRNHIMFMDRFGVKQTSLFHVLSAYSVYNTEVSYCQGMSQIAALLLMFMNEEDAFWALSQLLTNHKHGMHGFFVPGFPKLQRFQTHHDQIISKLIPKLKKHLDREQMSAGIYCTKWFLQCFIDRTPFTLTLRLWDIFILEGEKLLTAMSYNVLKIHRKRLVKMSLEELREFLQERIAQTFFYSDDVIVEQLQASMSELRKMKLDLPPPGKPDELPRKPLGQELPLLLSPVRVKTSSASSFPRAGLSLHIISHQPDTISPDQSPSKDPRDLDAAEEAPLPSPDPIIIHSQVPLTPDGSPLMGPPPYQPPGSRTLVTTDQLSLPDRDGDEMQPDAAAATARQIADTLSSDSSAAVSADHSSHGVPRTLSAPAVQVASPGSVLAHSGSLSAVEAAEDGFLVELPKRNSSSLTEENQTPDVS